The stretch of DNA ttaattttctttaaaattgtaGCAGTCTCTCAAAATTTGAAATACCTGTTCTATTTTAAGCACATCACAGCTTTTATGCAGTGGTTTTACTGGGTTCTGTTTGAGTTTTTAATGCTGTGTTCTTTGAAGTGATAGTTAACTATCAATTACAGTTTTGAAGTACTGATATAGAAGGAAAAATTAGAAAATCAGCTGTGGAGTTTTTTCATGGTTGTGAAATGTATGTGGTTGTCAGAGAAAAATACTGGTTCCTTGCTaacttttttaaattttttgtccAAGTTTCCGATTAGCACAATCTGCCTTGGTGAATATTCAAAACTTTCTTCTTGTTCCAGACTGAGCGTAGTTTTTGGCAAAACAATATGTCAGATTTTCTAATAGTCATTTTTGCAGTATACTCCTGCTATTGATATCTGGAGCATAGGATGTGTATTTGCGGAAATGCTCACGGGAAAACCATTATTTCCTGGGAAAAATGTAGTCCATGAATTGGACATCATCACCGATCTTCTTGGTTCACCTTCTGCAGAAACCATCTCAAGGGTGTGCTCTCTTCTCTCCCTTTCTCTCTCTCTCACAAAGCTTATCCGTAAATTCAGAGCTGAAAGCTCGACCTTTAATGTTTAAGTAGATAGCAGAAGAATTGTCATTGTCGAACCATTTCATTGTCGTGCTACCTGTGGTTCATTGTCGTGCTACCTGCAGATTCGAAATGAAAAGGCCCGAAGATATTTGAGTAGCATGAGGAAGAAATCACCTGTATCTCTGTCTCAGAAGTTCCCAAATGTCGATCCGTTGGCTCTTCGTTTACTTGAACGCCTGGTTGCATTTGATCCCAAAGACCGTCCTTCTGCTGAAGAAGTAAGATTTATGGCAACTGTGCTGTCATTTTTTCAATTCCATTAAATTGATCACATTCGATTTGGAGTTTCTGTTTTGACTTTTGACATTAGCAATTTTTTTCGCTAAAGGCATTGGCAGATCCATATTTTTATGGTTTAGCAAATGTGGAGGATGAACCATCAACTCAGCCcttttcaaaatttgagtttGATTTTGAGAGGAGAAAGCTAACAAAAGCCGATGTGAGAGAGTTAATCTACAGGGAGGTACGAGAAACGATCTTTTGAATAATGCTGTCCTTACTTTAGCTGTTACTTACATTGTATCTCCATTAAGCAAACAGATTTTGGAGTATCATCCCCAGATGCTCCAGGAGTACCTTCGTGGCGTGGAGCAGATTCACTTTATGTATCCAAGGTCGGGCAATCAAAAGAATACTTACTAACTTGATGTCTCGTGTTGAAATTTGAGCTGTTAATCAAATCATTCTTCATTTTTTTCCTTCAACCTCGTGATTTTAGGCTTatattctttcaaaaatttaatatcGTGTCTTCCTTTTCGGTCACTTGTATGTAATAAAAATTCTATAATTTTTCAGTGGTGTGGACCAATTTAAGCAACAATTTGTTCACCTTGAGGAGCATCTTGGTAAAGTTCCTAAACCTCCACTTAGAAGGCGATATGCTTCTCTACCTAGGTAATGCGGTGTTGATTCTTCTGGTAAATCAGAGTCGTGTTGATTTATGTACTATAATTAGTATGCTTTCCTTTTTTTTACATGCAGGGAACGAGTCTGTGCATCCATAGATGAGGAATCCGAGCAGGATATGGAGTCCAAAAATCATCCTATTAGTGAAATTCCTCACCCACATCTCCTGAGCCCCGAAAAGTCACTGGTTGTTAAAGGATCGGAAGTTACGAATAAAGCCAAAGCTATGCAAAACAGTTGTAGAAATTCAAGCTACAGTGCACGTTGCTTGTTAAGAAGTGCCAGCATTAGCGCTTCAAAGTGTGTTGGCGTAGAAGCAGTGGACTACTGCGAGGTAAGTGTCTCTATCACGTAGCATAGTCTTCTCGTTATATCCAAATTTTGATATGCACAAACCAGTTAGATTTTTGGGTGGTGTTGGGTgggttttcattattttttcaattcaaAAGTTTTGAAAGTGCTTTTTGAAAGAATTCTAAAACATATGACGGATGGGTTATGCATTTTCGAAAGTGTTTTTGGTTTAATTTTTGAGTGTGCGTTGGTATATTATGAATTGTATGATGTGGTTATAGTTCTTGAAAATTGATGTTATAAGCAGATGAAATTTTCTTTCTGACGGTTGATCCAAAAACTACTTAACCAtagtaaaaacacacaaaaaagTGCACGTGTAGGTCTATAGGATTAAGGCTCAATGAGGCGCGACTGACCGTTGCATTTAGGAGGTGTGGCAATGCATCCTTTAGTGAATCTTGTGCAGTTGCGCCTTGACAGTGAAGCACAGGCTTTGGTGAGCCTTACAAGTAGAGGGGAGTTTAAAGCACATTTTAAATGAAAGGATTCTGAATTTTTGAGTTGAAATTCAATGTCAGTCATTCATATTTGCATTGTTCAATAGTTTGTGGCCTTCCTATTATATTCGTTTGACATATTTCTTTTTATACATCTAAGTTTCATAAAATTATTATGCCATGTGTGACCTGATTCGATGAGGTGTGCACTCTGCCTTGTGCCTTTGCCTGGACTCTATGGCCATATATCTTAATTAAAGTGTCATAAAGAGCATGTCTAtctgcacatcttgattttctaGTATACTCTGGAAGGCAACACAATTAATAATATGATCATCAAACCATATTATGTAGAATCGTTTCTTTAAAAAGTTGGGTTTGTGAACAAGGAAGAGTTatccaacttttttttttttgtttcatgTTCTCATTTCAATAAGGGACATTTGGTTCTTGTTtacataaattttgattttttctctCTTCTACGTTGTGCATTTTTTGGCTGAGCAGGTGTAAAGGCAAAGGAAATGATCCACCTTTACATTTCTGCTTCTGAATATCAACTTAAGGCCCGATTAACAGTGAGTAGTATGTAATCATAAAAACATTACTTCCTTCTCTCCTCTGCATTTACCAGAGGAGCCCCTGAATCTGGTCAGCTTCCCTGGTGAGTACGTTTCCATATTTATGATTCGACAAACCTGTACATTTGATATCTTCTGATATTGGAACACGCTAACTGTGTGTGGGTGTAATTGTTGATTTGTTGTGTAATACTATCTATATTGTCAAGACAATGGATGATACTCAGCAGACTGCTTATTATATCATTATCGCTATTATTTTTCTTCCAACCTGTCAAATTGTTGTGTACTCTCTCTGAAGGGAAAGGTGAATTTCACTTGGTGGGCTGTCCGTAGTTCATGTTTACGATTTAAACGGGATGAAATTCATTCGGTTTAGCTTATAATCCTCCTAACCAAAAATAGTTAAAGACCACGGGCAGCCACGAGTTTTTTTAATGattgaaataaatattaattgttGTTTGTAATCTAATCTCGTTcgaacataaaataaaataaaaaaaaaacaaaaatagagcTCGTAAAGTACGAGtgattttgaaatttaaaatattatatcgaGATAGATAGTGATAAATAAAGCGAGTACAAAATATCCGTACTTAAAGTCGATAAAACAAGACATCCAAATCAAAGAAAGaaacatttttttcttttcatttctTATTTAGAagttgttttttattttatttgtgattttttgtttttctaaaAAGGATAAACAGGTGAAATATTGTATTGGGGACACTTGAGTATTTAAAAGCAATAAACCAAGATatcgaaaataaaaaaatagagacattatttttcctttcttttgttGTTTGTTTTATCTATTACCTtctaaaatcaattttttttacaacTCACACTTTACAAAATTTCACTATTACGTTAGCATACGTTCTTTCTATTAATCTAAATATTATACCACTTAATTATCATAAAAATCTATACTCGAATCCGACCCGACCCATCTGGATCTGCAGTCTACCAATGCAATTGAGTCGAGTGgaaaataattttgataaaatatatattttttgaaaatacattatatattatatatatttaaaaaatactaaaatatatttcaaaataataaaaataaagctTTGAATTATTGTCCAAACATCCGGTGGATTTTATAAATGTACATTCGCGCATAGAAAGAGAAAGACGGCGGAGAGAGAAGGCGGTCATGTGCTACGCAGATCTGCGAATTTCACGGACCTGATTTCATTTCACAGATTGTTTTGAAAGTTTCATCACAGATCACATTTCTTAATATCTCaatgcattgattgattgagataattttgatattaattttttgaGATGGAAAAAGATTGGGGAATATGCGATAATGGTGTAGGAGGAGGAGATAATTTGCACACGGGAACGTTCGGATTGTCATTACCGTCGGAGGCGGGGGAGACTTTATCTCCTCCGTCCTCCGCGGGTATTCGCCTTAATTGCATACAACACCGTGTCTCCAAATTCGATACCCTCGCCGGTGTGGCCATCAGATACGGCGTCGAGGTACGAATGAGTTCTCGACAATTTGTATGTTAGCTCCCGAATTTGGTTATCCTTACAtgtttgattattattattattattagggCTCCATGTCGTTTATGTGTGGCTGtattttgttgttttgtttATAGTTTAGCTGGAAAGAGAAGTATGATCGCTAGTTTCGATTTGTTCACTGATCTTGGCGGGGAAATGCGTGTTTATTGCTTTAAGCCAGTTATGTGTTTGAGTTGTTTCTGCTGGATGCTGCCGTGGAAATAATATCGCTGACACTGATTTTTGTAATTTGTGATTGCATGTTAATTTGGATCTAGCAGAGATTTGGATAGTTATTTTTACACagttttgattttgatatttttagcTGATGCCTGTATATTAACTTATagattttgttttgggatgGGTTTAGGTAGCAGATATTAAGAGACTAAATGGATTGGTGACAGATCTTCAAATGTTTGCACTAAAGACTCTTCAAATACCATTGCCGGGGAGGCATCCCCCTTCCCCCAGCTTGACCAATGGTCAGGACACTCCCCAAAGGTACTTCTGTTTTTTTATCTCTTTTGTGATACCGTCTGTTTCCTGTATTTCTTTCTGTGTTTTAAGTGCCTgaccaataaaaatatttcaataagaAAGAGGTTTTCTGCCTTTTCTTTAATCTATGAACACaatattatttatgattcatcATACCAGGTTTCTTGGTGTAAATCTTTgaggattttttaaaatttgacgATCTCTTTCAAAATTTGTGGGGAGGTATTGTCCTTTTCGAAAGAAGAAATTGTTTGTGGACATATCTTTTCTCCAATTTTTGTAAATACTAGTTGCTCCATCCGGAGTCTGGACTTTTGTTGGTTTCTGATGGCGTGATTGAGAAAACGCTTATTCTTGCACTTCAAATCCTATGTATGATATTTGCATCACTTTGTAGTTTCTTCCACTGTATGGCCTTTTAAGCATCTTTCTATGCTACGTGAGAATCCACGTGTGTTTAAACTGGTTACTGGTTAGTTGCCGGTATCTCCGTTTTTTGGGGCCTTCACCCATCCTGTTTCCAACTTATTTTGTTGACTACAGAAATGGGGTTTGCATGTAACTAATTTCACAGGTTAGTTGCCACTACAATGTGTTTTGATGTATTGGATTGTCAAAAATAGTGGGCTTTTGCAGGGAAATGGTTTTTCCAGGATCATTTATAGCAGTTACATTGTGGCTGTGACATCTTACAATTATCATGAGTTAAGAGTGTTTGAACATAGAGAGTAAGTGGAGATTTCTGAAAGTAAGCCAGATCTTTTGGTGTTTGAACACTTTCTATGCCAACATTAGATGTTCTCACATTTTGAATATTCCTTTTTTAATTGGTTATGCATAAGATTCTTTGTTCTTATTCCTTAGTTGATTGTTGACTCTGAATTAAAACTTCTTGCATTCATAAACCCACGACAAATTTATTATAGCAATTAAGAGGTTATGAAGTGGTTGTAGTTTTCATTTGTAGGGGAACCAGCTCCTATCAGAGCCCATCCAGCTCAAGCAATTCAGATTTATTAGGTTCATTTCAGTCTCTGAAATTGAAATCTTCCTCTGAGCGCAAAGCCTCTCCGGCTATGAGCAGTTTACAAGGTTATTATGGTCTAAGATCAACAGATCAAAATGCTGCAACTGGAGGTTTTGAAATGGCTGTCTACAGGAAAGCAGGGGCTTCTTATCTAGAGGATGGGTTATTTCTCAAATCTGCACATGTCGTGAATCCGCCACTAAGTCTTCATAGAAAATCCAAAAGCGTTGCTAATGGTCTTGTTTCAGAGAAAGGTAATCTGAAAAATCAGATTTTGCTGCAAGAAGCAGAAGATAGTGACTCAGATAGATTGATCGAGACGTTGGCAAGAAGACGTCAAAAATCTGAAGCTGACTTTACTTGTCGAACCCCGGAAAAGCTTCTGAAGGAGGAGAACAATTGTAGCAGTGCAATTTCGGCAATTACTGGTAAAGGTTTGGCTCTAAGGCCCAAGTCGGCAAGCCGAACTGTCTGGGGAGGAGTTGACGGTGAAGTAGGTGGGCTGACCTCAATTCCATTGGGTTCGGGGGATTCTTTAGTAGCTGATAGTGTAAA from Primulina eburnea isolate SZY01 chromosome 6, ASM2296580v1, whole genome shotgun sequence encodes:
- the LOC140834308 gene encoding mitogen-activated protein kinase 9-like isoform X3, with the protein product MSHNMPFKDFFTEYGEANQYEIQEVVGKGSYGVVAAAVDTHTGEKVAIKKINGIFEHVSEATRILREIKLLRLLKHPDIVEIKHIMLPPCPREFKDIYVVFELMETDLHHVIKTNDDLTPGHHQFFLYQLLRALKYIHSANVFHRDLKPKNILANADCKLKICDFGLARASLGDAPSAVFWTDYVATRWYRAPELCGSFFSKYTPAIDIWSIGCVFAEMLTGKPLFPGKNVVHELDIITDLLGSPSAETISRIRNEKARRYLSSMRKKSPVSLSQKFPNVDPLALRLLERLVAFDPKDRPSAEEALADPYFYGLANVEDEPSTQPFSKFEFDFERRKLTKADVRELIYREILEYHPQMLQEYLRGVEQIHFMYPSGVDQFKQQFVHLEEHLGKVPKPPLRRRYASLPRERVCASIDEESEQDMESKNHPISEIPHPHLLSPEKSLVVKGSEVTNKAKAMQNSCRNSSYSARCLLRSASISASKCVGVEAVDYCEV
- the LOC140834310 gene encoding uncharacterized protein; amino-acid sequence: MEKDWGICDNGVGGGDNLHTGTFGLSLPSEAGETLSPPSSAGIRLNCIQHRVSKFDTLAGVAIRYGVEVADIKRLNGLVTDLQMFALKTLQIPLPGRHPPSPSLTNGQDTPQRGTSSYQSPSSSSNSDLLGSFQSLKLKSSSERKASPAMSSLQGYYGLRSTDQNAATGGFEMAVYRKAGASYLEDGLFLKSAHVVNPPLSLHRKSKSVANGLVSEKGNLKNQILLQEAEDSDSDRLIETLARRRQKSEADFTCRTPEKLLKEENNCSSAISAITGKGLALRPKSASRTVWGGVDGEVGGLTSIPLGSGDSLVADSVNGFRKSSSTSSLHDTDNGALSSIWPTSKWNLKPDFQALSTAAITRPIFDGLPLPMGRKNKTAVD
- the LOC140834308 gene encoding mitogen-activated protein kinase 9-like isoform X1, which gives rise to MSHNMPFKDFFTEYGEANQYEIQEVVGKGSYGVVAAAVDTHTGEKVAIKKINGIFEHVSEATRILREIKLLRLLKHPDIVEIKHIMLPPCPREFKDIYVVFELMETDLHHVIKTNDDLTPGHHQFFLYQLLRALKYIHSANVFHRDLKPKNILANADCKLKICDFGLARASLGDAPSAVFWTDYVATRWYRAPELCGSFFSKYTPAIDIWSIGCVFAEMLTGKPLFPGKNVVHELDIITDLLGSPSAETISRIRNEKARRYLSSMRKKSPVSLSQKFPNVDPLALRLLERLVAFDPKDRPSAEEALADPYFYGLANVEDEPSTQPFSKFEFDFERRKLTKADVRELIYREILEYHPQMLQEYLRGVEQIHFMYPSGVDQFKQQFVHLEEHLGKVPKPPLRRRYASLPRERVCASIDEESEQDMESKNHPISEIPHPHLLSPEKSLVVKGSEVTNKAKAMQNSCRNSSYSARCLLRSASISASKCVGVEAVDYCEVSVSIT
- the LOC140834308 gene encoding mitogen-activated protein kinase 9-like isoform X2, with the protein product MPFKDFFTEYGEANQYEIQEVVGKGSYGVVAAAVDTHTGEKVAIKKINGIFEHVSEATRILREIKLLRLLKHPDIVEIKHIMLPPCPREFKDIYVVFELMETDLHHVIKTNDDLTPGHHQFFLYQLLRALKYIHSANVFHRDLKPKNILANADCKLKICDFGLARASLGDAPSAVFWTDYVATRWYRAPELCGSFFSKYTPAIDIWSIGCVFAEMLTGKPLFPGKNVVHELDIITDLLGSPSAETISRIRNEKARRYLSSMRKKSPVSLSQKFPNVDPLALRLLERLVAFDPKDRPSAEEALADPYFYGLANVEDEPSTQPFSKFEFDFERRKLTKADVRELIYREILEYHPQMLQEYLRGVEQIHFMYPSGVDQFKQQFVHLEEHLGKVPKPPLRRRYASLPRERVCASIDEESEQDMESKNHPISEIPHPHLLSPEKSLVVKGSEVTNKAKAMQNSCRNSSYSARCLLRSASISASKCVGVEAVDYCEVSVSIT